A stretch of Mya arenaria isolate MELC-2E11 chromosome 14, ASM2691426v1 DNA encodes these proteins:
- the LOC128215948 gene encoding uncharacterized protein DDB_G0290685-like, protein MGGVTTATIRGHISDGSGSKSDGRSYNGDYARPHFLMDAVATAMEGGNNSDGRVTTATIRGHISDGSGSNRDGRVTTASIRGHISDGSGNNSDGRVTTAIKRGHISDGNGNNSDGRVTTTTIRGHISDGSGSNSDGRVTTAIKRGHISDGNGNNSDGRVTTVIIRGHISDGSGNNSDGRVSTATKRGHISDESGSNSDGRVTTATIRGHISDGSGNNSDGRVTTACIRGHISNGSGNNSDGRVTTATIRGHISDGSGSNRYGRVTTAIIRGHISDGSGSNRYGRVTTATIRGHISDGSGNNSDGRVTTASIRGHISNGSGSNSDGRVTTASIRGHISDGSGNNSDGRVTTATIRGHISDGSGSNSD, encoded by the exons ATGGGAGGAGTTACAACGGCGACTATACGAGGCCACATTTCCGATGGAAGCGGTAGCAAAAGCGATGGGAGGAGTTACAACGGCGACTATGCGAGGCCACATTTCCTGATGGACGCGGTAGCAACAGCGATGGAAGG CGGTAACAACAGCGATGGAAGGGTAACAACGGCGACTATACGAGGCCACATTTCCGATGGAAGCGGTAGCAACAGAGATGGAAGGGTAACAACGGCGAGTATACGAGGCCACATTTCCGATGGAAGCGGTAACAACAGCGATGGAAGGGTTACAACGGCGATTAAACGAGGCCACATTTCCGATGGAAACGGTAACAACAGCGATGGAAGGGTAACAACGACGACTATACGAGGCCACATTTCCGATGGAAGCGGTAGCAACAGCGATGGAAGGGTAACAACGGCGATTAAACGAGGCCACATTTCCGATGGAAACGGTAACAACAGCGATGGAAGGGTAACAACGGTGATTATACGAGGCCACATTTCCGATGGAAGCGGTAACAACAGCGATGGAAGGGTATCAACGGCGACTAAACGAGGCCACATTTCCGATGAAAGCGGTAGCAACAGCGATGGAAGGGTAACAACGGCGACTATACGAGGCCACATTTCCGATGGAAGCGGTAACAACAGCGATGGAAGGGTAACAACGGCGTGTATACGAGGCCACATTTCCAATGGAAGCGGTAACAACAGCGATGGAAGGGTAACAACGGCGACTATACGAGGCCACATTTCCGATGGAAGCGGTAGCAACAGATATGGAAGGGTAACAACGGCGATTATACGAGGCCACATTTCCGATGGAAGCGGTAGCAACAGATATGGAAGGGTAACAACGGCGACTATACGAGGCCACATTTCCGATGGAAGCGGTAACAACAGCGATGGAAGGGTAACAACGGCGAGTATACGAGGCCACATTTCCAATGGAAGCGGTAGCAACAGCGATGGAAGGGTAACAACGGCGAGTATACGAGGCCACATTTCCGATGGAAGCGGTAACAACAGCGATGGAAGGGTAACAACGGCGACTATACGAGGCCACATTTCCGATGGAAGCGGTAGCAACAGCGATTGA